A segment of the Desulfobulbaceae bacterium genome:
TTCCACTGAGGGGAGTTTTGGTTGGCAAGCAGATATTCTTCATGTCCCGGAGAGTGGAAGACGTAGAGCAGGGGAATTGAGCGGATTGCGCCGCTCAGGAGCAGAGGCAGGCAGGTGAATGGTTGATGGGCCACCAGTGCATGGAATCTTCCTTGCTGGCTGAGGTCGTGGTACAGCTTTTGCGGGTCACGGTGTAACGCGGCGAAAAAGCTTAAAGGGTGGCCAGGGTCGGCTGGGTAGCTTCCTTCGAGAAGCCCCCAATCATGGAGGAGGAGATCCGAGCCTCCTCTATGGCGGCGGGTGATGGCGCAAACCTCATGCCCTGCCTCTGCGCAGCCCTTGGTCTGCTGGAAGAGAACCTGTTCTGCCCCGCTTTCGGGCTTGCCCGCCGGGACGTCGGCTAAAAAAAGAATCCGCATTGTATTCATGGTTCATTTACCTGTGAGACAGTCTCTCTTTGGCCGAAGTAACTGATGCCCCCGTCGATCAACCCTTGTACCCCCTTAACGAGCAGGCCTGGATTCTTGGCGGTTACTGCGGTCAAGAAAAGTTTTGTCAATCGGACCAGCACAAAAAAAGGCAGGAATACACGCCGGCCGTGCTTTAATTGGAGCAGCATGTAGTTATGGCCGTACCAGTAAAGCCACCGGCCCATGTCTGGCATTCGGCAGCCGCCCCCTGCTTGGATTAAATGCACTAAGGCTGCCTCGGGTTCAAAGAGTATTCGGAACCCTTTTTCAGTTATCTGCAGGGCCAGATCGCTCTCTTCCAGATGGGCTGTGCCTCCAAATCGTTTGTCACTCAGGACCCCTTGGTGGAATACCTGTCGGCTCACCGAGAAGTTGCACCCTTGGAAATGGTCCACACGTTTACGCTCCATGGAGCTGAAGTGGCCGATGATCCTGAAGTCCGCCTGGCGAATGGTGCCAAAGGCGCTGTCGGAACACGGCTGAGTCCCATGGAGGATGACCCTGCCTGCCACGGCGCCTATTGTGGGATCGTCATAGGCCCTGACGTGGGCATTGATAAGACCAGGCTGCGGAATTGTATCGTCATCGCAAAAGAGGATAATTTTTCCGGAGGCGTGCTGGACACCTACATTTCTGGCGTTGGGGAGTCCTTTTTCTTTAATGTGCAGATAGGTAAGTTGCCGGTTCGTGATCTGCATCTCAAGCAGAATCGGAGATGGTGTATCACTTTGATCAATGATCACCAGTTCGTCGTCCCCCGAGAGAAGCTCAAGAAAATGGTTCACTGTCCTGATCAGCAACTCGCCCCGGTTGTAGGTCGGAATGATCACGCTGATACGCGGGCTCCCAGTCAGCATAGCGCCCTCCGGATAAAATTCTCGACTTCAACCCCCACTCTTTGCCAGTTGAAGCGCTCTTCCACGGCCTGACGCCCCTTTTGAGCCATGGCCTCCCTCTGCGTCGGGTCTCCGGCAAGTGCGCTTATTGCATGGGCAATCTCAGCAGGTGATTGCGATTCCACTGCCAGCCCGGCGCCAATTTCAGAAACTACCGGGCCGTATCCGGCAAAGTTGCTGGCGATTACCGGGATGCCGCACGCCATATACTCATACATCTTCATGGGGACCCCAGGAATTGGCCTAACAGGTTTAAAGAAACTTATCCCGACATCAAAGGCCTGGATCTGGGTGGGGACCTGTTGGTAAGGGATCAGCCCGGTAAAAGTTACATGACGCTCTATCTTCAACTCCCGAGCCTGGGAGATAAGCCTTTCTCTCTCTACCCCATCGCCGACCATCACTAACCGGAAATTTCTTACGGAGGTGATAATCTGGGGGATTGCGGCCAGGAACAGATCCATGCCGTGCCATGCGTACAGGGTGCCGACAAAGCCGGCAATGAAATCGTCCTCGCCGAGACCAAGCGCTTGCCTGGCTCTTTTGCGATCGCCTGGCTGAAAAATCTGATGATTGGCGGCGTCGCAGGGGATAATCTCAATCTTGCTCTCTTCGGTTCCATAGAGTGTAATCAGTCGCTGTTTGGTCTCCTGGACGGTAACGGAGATTCTATCGGTCAAGGCGCAGTTGATTCTGCTGATGGTTTTGATCAGGGCAAGCCTTGAGGGAGAGGCATTGATGAGCTGCAACTCGTCATAGAGGACTCCATTGACCTCCAGGCAATGCCTGACTCGAAACACTCCGGCAAGAAGAGGGGGCACAAAGGAGTAGGAGAGTTGCCGGGTATAGATACAGTCCGGCCGGTCGGCAATAAGGGCGCGACATAGGGTGACGCAGAGGGAAAGGTTAAAGAAGATTACGCCCCAAAGGCCCGTGAAAGGCGCAAAAATCCGGTGCACTCTCAATGGGGATGAAAAATTTATCTGGGGCGCAAAGAGCCTGATATCATTACCGGTCCTCTCGATGGCCTCAAAGGTCTCGATGAGATGAGTGATCCCGCCGCCTCCCGTGTTGAGTTTATCTCCTGTAATGACGAATATCTTCATCGTGGTCTTGATCGTGATGCCTGGGTCATTGAGGCCCTTAATTTTTTTGAAAAGCGACCAACAGGTGGCCGCCGGTTTTTTGGTTGGCTATCCGCAGGTGATTCCAGACATAATGCCAGATTATTTTTTGGAGCAAGCGAACTTCGAGGGAGAAGAAACGGTTCATGGTCAGGCGCATGAATCCTTTGAGTGCCGGGCAGGTGCGAACTAAATATTCGGCGCTCATCATCCTGACCGGCAACTGTGCTTCGGCAACTTGGGCTTCCAGGAGTTCTAAGGTGTAATGTCGGTAGTGCTTTGGCGTTAAGGGGGCCACGATAGAAGGGACCGATAGCAGCAGGTATCCGCCACGCTTTACCCGCAGAGATAACTTCTTCAGAAAAGCGGAGACCTCATGATCCGGAACATGCTCCAGCACTTCAATGGCCGTTACCAGGTCAAATTCTTCCATTATGTCATCGTGTTCGGCAGATCGAAATTCTCCATGCTCATTGAAGCCCCGGGCGAAATGTAGAGAGCGTTCCGAAAAATCAATCCCCACTAAGCGCTCTACTTTGCCTTGAAGCTCATGGATCAGCCGTCCGTCACCGCAGCCCACATCAAGCATCGTCTGAGGAGAGAGGTAGATGATAGTTTGGGCGATATGTTTTACGCAGCACAAGTAATCATAGCCCCAATCAAGGATCTGGGATGACGAAAATGAACCATCCTGCCTGATATGGGGGATGTAGTGGTATGGAAAGATATACTCCTGTTCTTGGAGCTGGGCTTTGTTCTCAGCCATAGACTTGATCATCCTTTAGGGCACTATTTTTTTGCGGTCAACGGCAAGCTCCTGGTCGCATTGTTGCGCCTGCCGTAGGTGATAGCTTAAGCGCCCTGCCATCAGGAGTGACCAAATGATATAGAACAGGCAATAGGCGACGGCGACACCCAACACATCAATTCTGTTGATGAGTGGAATGAGGAGCAGGAAATATGCGACTGATGAGACAGTGACGATCAGCAGTGATTGACCGGCCTTGCCCATGGCCAGCATCAGTGGGTGGAACGAAAAGGTGATAAGGGCGATCAGGACGGCAAGGGTATAGATAACAGCGATGGGGAAAACCGGGGCGTACGGAGCGCCCCAAAAGAAGATGATGAGAGGCTTGCCGATGACGATGAATCCCAGCCACCCAATCAGTGAGGGGATAGCGGCGATTACACACGACTGGCGGATAAGAGTTTGTAACTTGTCGATTTCTTTTGCCGCCCACAAGGTGGTAAGTTCCGGATATATTGCGTCATTGAGTGGATTGGTAATGCGGGTGAACAGGGAGGCAATCTGCTTGACGATTTTGATTATCCCGGCGCTGGCAGGACCAAGAAGGGCGCCAATGATCATCACGTCAAGCTCTCTGGAGGTTAAGCGGATGGAGCTGTGCAGGTTGGTTGTCGCAAGAAAGGCGACAATCCCTTTGTTGTTGGTGAGCGCTGGTTTGAGAGAGTTCAGGCGAATCGTGGGTTTGAATCGTGCGGCAAGAACTTTCCAGCCCATGCCCAGGATGAGCAGGGTGGCAACGGCCCCGGATGCCATCCAGATGAAAAGGAAAACCCATAGCTCGCCCTGGAAAAAGAACGCGGCCAAAACACAGCTCAGTTTGAAAAGGGCAACAAGAGTATTGTGCAGGGCAAGAAGCTTGAATTTATTTGAAATCTGCAGGATGCCAATCGCTGTGTCCGTTACACTGAAGAGGATGGTTAGGCTGTAGACAGAGGCCATGGTGGCAGTGGTTTGATCCCAACCGTACCAGGACGCTACGTTTTTGACCAGGAGCAGAGCGAGCAGTGTCGCCAGAATGGCGACCATGACATCGAGCAGAAAGCAAAGAGAGACCACCTCCATAAACTCATCATCCTTTTTATGCTCCAGCTTCTCCGCGCCAAATTTAACAAGCGCCTGCCAGGATTGAAAATTAAGCATCTGGGTCATAATAAGGGCGTAGGTCTGGATCAGCACGAAGGTGCCAAAGAGTTCGGGGCCGAGCTTTCTGGCGGTAAGGGCAAGGGCTGCCATGGTGAACAGATCACCTATAGTGTTGCCGCTCAGCAGATAGGCGGAATTCTTAAGCAAGCGAACCAGGATCGTCTTGTCCGATGATGCGTTGAATTGGCTGAAAAAGGCAGGCATCTTCATGTGGTCTGCCGCAGACGGATTTGGCGCCACGTGGCCACCGTGCGGTCATGGCTTCCTGGCTGCATCGGGAAGGGGTGTCGTATGGTTCTATGCATTTTTCCTCTCTACGAGAGGGGCCATTACGGTAAGCCCGGCCAGGAACCAGTAGGGTTCCATGATGCGGATGATAATGAAGGTGTTGGCGCTGAGCGCATGAACCATCAGGGCGGCGGTTGAGACCAGGAAACTGGTTGCCAGACCTTTGCCGAGAGGCGATCTGCTTGCCTGCAGGCTATGCCAGCCGGCCTTGATCAGGGCGATGATCAACCCGGCAAAGGCCAGGAAGCCGATGATCCCGGTATCCATCAGCACCAGCAGAAAATGACTGTCAACGAATCTATAGCCAGTTACTCCGTATCCAAGCAGTGGCCGCTTGACCAATGCTTTAAGGCCATCGATCCATCCTTTGAGCCGGTCCGAGGTCGAGGGATCGAGATCGATCTTACCGACTGTCAGGTGGGAGCTTTGCTGTTTAGTGAAGGTGTAGATGATCCGTTCCTTGACTGCTTGGGGCAGGACAAAGGGGCCAATCAGCATGGTCAGCAAGGTGAAGACCAGGATGATCTTCCTCTTGGTCAGTAGCAGAAGGGTCAGGCCCATGGCAATAAAGGCCAGGTAAGAGCCCCGTGATTTGGTGAACATGAGGACTACGATATTGAGACTGGACACACCCCACAGCAGTAAGGAGAGCCAACGTTTATTAGAGTAGAGAGCCAGAGAGGCGCTGACAGCCGTCATCATTACCAGGTAGCCTCCCAGGGTATTGGGCTCGCCTGATTTGCCCTCGAAAGGCGCTGTGACCCTCTGGCCGTCGGGAATTTGCAGTAATCCGTAGATGTCGGTGATCAGACAGGTGAGGAGCAGAGTGACGACCAGGCGTTGTATCTGGTCTTGTCGTTCCAGGTGGTTGACTAGCATGAAGAAGATGAAATAGTACTCGAAATATTTGATAATATGGAAAAAACTGCGCACGGGCTTGACATTTCCAGTCAGCGCTCCAAGGCTTGATGCCACCAGGCAGACCGCGAGATAAAGAAATATTGGACGGTTGATGGGAGTCTTCAGGAACAGGCCTAAGTTGGTGTGGGTAGCCATTCGGACCAGCCAGGAGAGGCCGATCAGCGCCAGGAGCAAGTCGTCGAGCCGGAGAGTGACGTTCGACCCCCCGCCCGCCGCTGCTGTTCGTTGCCCGAATTCTGGAGATAAGAGCATGGACAAGACTAGGAGATGCAGGCCGATCTCGGGCTTGTTAAGGCAAATCAGGCTGAGCGAAAGGCCTGCTGCCAGGGCCAAAGAGATAAGGGCCGAGCTTTTGACAATCACTACAGACAGTATAATGCCAAGAACTGCGATAGCCGTAAGCATTGTCAGTTGTGCTATCGACTGGGTCGGATGGGTTCGGCTGATTGGTGTCATGGGGAGACTCCGATCAGTGACCAGGAAAAGGCCAGGGCCAGGAGGACGAAACCGGACAAAACCAGGAGCCAATGGGAGCCCAACTGCGGTAATGGCTGTTTGTCGATTATTCTCAGAGTTTTTTCGAGCGCCCGTTTGGTTCGTGTCGGCGAGTCATGTCCTTGCTCGAGCCCCGCCTGCTTGCGGCCTGTGCTGTTCATCACAATGCCAAGAGGGTTGGTTTTTGATTGCCGCAGTTGATCTATGGCGCGCCGGAGAAGGTGCTGTTCGGTGATTCCGGCCTTGTACACCAGGATTAGTCCGTCGATATGGCTGCTGATAATGGCGGTGTCGGCGCTGGTCAGGATGGGCGGCAGATCGATCAAAATCATGTCGTAGCGTTTGGACGCATTTTTTAACAGGTTCCGGAACTTCTGGTTGAACAGGATTTCGCTAGGATTTGTCGGTCTGGCGCCGCATGGCAGGATGAAGAGGTTGTCGAGTCCGGGAGTAAGAGTCACTTCCTCAACCGTCATCTCGCCGAGAATAAAATCGGTGATAGTGCGGATGGCTTGGTGGCGGTCCTGGGTTCCGAGCATGATGTCAGTCAGTCCAGGTGTGGGGGGAATCCCGAACCACGAGGCGATTATTGGCTGACGCATGTCTGCCTCGATGACCAGGACGCGGTAATTGGCCTGGGTCAGAGCAATGGCTGTGTTCAAGAGGGCAGTGGTCTTGCCTTCGTCGGCAGAGGCGCTTGTAAAGGCGATGGTTTTCAATGGTCGGTCGATAGCGGCCAAGCGGAGGGCAGCCATAATTTCCCGGTAACTTTCAGCGACTCTTGATCCGGGAAGAAAATGAGCAGGAAGATGGATGATGTGGAGTAGGTTTTTGGTGTCGGGAATAGGTGTTTGGTGCAGGGATTGGGCTGTGGTCATGACATCGTCGCGATCTAAAGGCCCTATGGTTGC
Coding sequences within it:
- a CDS encoding glycosyltransferase family 2 protein; translation: MLTGSPRISVIIPTYNRGELLIRTVNHFLELLSGDDELVIIDQSDTPSPILLEMQITNRQLTYLHIKEKGLPNARNVGVQHASGKIILFCDDDTIPQPGLINAHVRAYDDPTIGAVAGRVILHGTQPCSDSAFGTIRQADFRIIGHFSSMERKRVDHFQGCNFSVSRQVFHQGVLSDKRFGGTAHLEESDLALQITEKGFRILFEPEAALVHLIQAGGGCRMPDMGRWLYWYGHNYMLLQLKHGRRVFLPFFVLVRLTKLFLTAVTAKNPGLLVKGVQGLIDGGISYFGQRETVSQVNEP
- a CDS encoding glycosyltransferase family 4 protein, whose amino-acid sequence is MKIFVITGDKLNTGGGGITHLIETFEAIERTGNDIRLFAPQINFSSPLRVHRIFAPFTGLWGVIFFNLSLCVTLCRALIADRPDCIYTRQLSYSFVPPLLAGVFRVRHCLEVNGVLYDELQLINASPSRLALIKTISRINCALTDRISVTVQETKQRLITLYGTEESKIEIIPCDAANHQIFQPGDRKRARQALGLGEDDFIAGFVGTLYAWHGMDLFLAAIPQIITSVRNFRLVMVGDGVERERLISQARELKIERHVTFTGLIPYQQVPTQIQAFDVGISFFKPVRPIPGVPMKMYEYMACGIPVIASNFAGYGPVVSEIGAGLAVESQSPAEIAHAISALAGDPTQREAMAQKGRQAVEERFNWQRVGVEVENFIRRALC
- a CDS encoding methyltransferase domain-containing protein: MIKSMAENKAQLQEQEYIFPYHYIPHIRQDGSFSSSQILDWGYDYLCCVKHIAQTIIYLSPQTMLDVGCGDGRLIHELQGKVERLVGIDFSERSLHFARGFNEHGEFRSAEHDDIMEEFDLVTAIEVLEHVPDHEVSAFLKKLSLRVKRGGYLLLSVPSIVAPLTPKHYRHYTLELLEAQVAEAQLPVRMMSAEYLVRTCPALKGFMRLTMNRFFSLEVRLLQKIIWHYVWNHLRIANQKTGGHLLVAFQKN
- a CDS encoding oligosaccharide flippase family protein, which produces MKMPAFFSQFNASSDKTILVRLLKNSAYLLSGNTIGDLFTMAALALTARKLGPELFGTFVLIQTYALIMTQMLNFQSWQALVKFGAEKLEHKKDDEFMEVVSLCFLLDVMVAILATLLALLLVKNVASWYGWDQTTATMASVYSLTILFSVTDTAIGILQISNKFKLLALHNTLVALFKLSCVLAAFFFQGELWVFLFIWMASGAVATLLILGMGWKVLAARFKPTIRLNSLKPALTNNKGIVAFLATTNLHSSIRLTSRELDVMIIGALLGPASAGIIKIVKQIASLFTRITNPLNDAIYPELTTLWAAKEIDKLQTLIRQSCVIAAIPSLIGWLGFIVIGKPLIIFFWGAPYAPVFPIAVIYTLAVLIALITFSFHPLMLAMGKAGQSLLIVTVSSVAYFLLLIPLINRIDVLGVAVAYCLFYIIWSLLMAGRLSYHLRQAQQCDQELAVDRKKIVP